In Streptomyces sclerotialus, one genomic interval encodes:
- a CDS encoding inorganic phosphate transporter produces the protein MEHITLLIGIVIVTALVFDFTNGFHDTANAMATTISTGALKPKVAVAMSAVLNLVGAFLSVEVAKTISGGIIDEGAGIRPEVIFAGLVGAIVWNLLTWLAGLPSSSSHALFGGLIGATLVSVGMSGVNADAVVMKVLIPAVAAPIVAGIAATAATRLTYRLARNRAEEDTAKGYRAGQIASAALVSLAHGTNDAQKTMGVITLALITGGALAPQADPPLWVIASAGIAIALGTYLGGWRIIRTMGKGITDIQPPQGFAAQTSAAVTILASSHLGFALSTTQVCSGAVMGSGLGRKGGVVRWSTAGRMVIAWGLTLPAAGLVAAGAAFLAGQGTWGIVTVAVLGVVICGGIWAASRRKPVDHSNVNDVEPVESATPAGVVTTAFQSVAPPPASATTTGAGTIDGIPAQQSGSPSPARATSAVR, from the coding sequence GAAGCCCAAAGTCGCGGTGGCGATGTCGGCGGTGCTCAACCTCGTCGGCGCATTCCTCTCCGTGGAGGTCGCCAAGACCATTTCCGGCGGGATCATCGACGAAGGCGCCGGCATCAGACCAGAGGTGATCTTCGCCGGTCTCGTCGGCGCCATCGTCTGGAACCTCCTGACCTGGCTCGCCGGCCTCCCCTCCAGCTCCTCGCACGCCCTCTTCGGCGGCCTGATCGGCGCGACCCTGGTGTCCGTCGGCATGAGCGGGGTCAACGCGGACGCCGTCGTCATGAAGGTCCTCATCCCGGCCGTGGCCGCGCCGATCGTCGCGGGCATCGCCGCGACGGCCGCCACCCGGCTGACCTACCGGCTGGCCCGCAACCGCGCCGAGGAGGACACCGCCAAGGGCTACCGCGCCGGGCAGATCGCCTCGGCCGCCCTGGTCTCCCTCGCCCACGGCACGAACGACGCCCAGAAGACGATGGGCGTCATCACCCTCGCCCTGATCACCGGCGGCGCGCTCGCCCCGCAGGCCGACCCGCCCCTGTGGGTCATCGCCTCGGCCGGCATCGCCATCGCCCTCGGCACGTACCTGGGCGGCTGGCGGATCATCCGCACGATGGGCAAGGGCATCACCGACATCCAGCCCCCGCAGGGCTTCGCCGCCCAGACCAGCGCCGCGGTCACCATCCTGGCCTCCTCGCACCTGGGCTTCGCGCTCTCCACCACCCAGGTCTGCTCCGGTGCCGTCATGGGCTCGGGTCTCGGCCGCAAGGGCGGCGTGGTGCGCTGGTCCACGGCCGGCCGCATGGTGATCGCCTGGGGCCTGACGCTGCCGGCCGCCGGGCTGGTCGCCGCCGGCGCCGCCTTCCTCGCCGGCCAGGGCACCTGGGGCATCGTCACCGTCGCCGTGCTCGGCGTCGTGATCTGCGGCGGCATCTGGGCCGCCTCCCGCCGCAAGCCGGTGGACCACAGCAACGTCAACGACGTGGAGCCCGTCGAGTCCGCCACGCCGGCCGGCGTCGTCACCACCGCCTTCCAGTCGGTCGCCCCGCCGCCCGCGAGCGCCACGACGACCGGCGCCGGCACCATCGACGGCATCCCGGCGCAGCAGTCCGGCTCCCCCTCCCCCGCCCGTGCCACCTCGGCCGTCCGCTGA